In one Brienomyrus brachyistius isolate T26 chromosome 7, BBRACH_0.4, whole genome shotgun sequence genomic region, the following are encoded:
- the ppp1r26 gene encoding protein phosphatase 1 regulatory subunit 26, which translates to MFLKNVLPAFAMHTEWRSYGPARSFSMPSCFDDSSSVTSTTSTLIPGKVQMIIDSLRSTQSSLDMNEENGGTLQTGESRAPDYNGKTSHVVQKARQRGGVSVDRTQKQNAEALKFESQSQDSDSDDSVDRGIEEAIQEYLKEKGDPKQSMKLNTNPLQMSKQLKKNFSSSETQKYLDRNKILTASNYAPKNLKASYSMTMERKPFHKEKHDGNSLPIPNRTDVNKTQVIRNTADMISLSKKVQPPSVVKEEKTPESSSDDGIEEAIWHYQLEKNKKHEGSRTTSKVFQAKEESDSSSDDGIEEAIRHYQLEKQKEKHEHTTKAFKPSHPKPTQVGKTAALSSEKPSNQAFKKQKTSSKRKITEKLPKSTIPSAVVLDQVDTPFDNKVSLFKNNPILPLETPLPLKVNTTAELMCAEAILDISKAVMPRSFEETLSPSNPCIESPSLPTEDCPNWSDNKSNDGSVDSDDGIEQEIRKFLESKAQMHKQQLVDTKHEKNQDDIWQKNADSPQNKKLKPALPRKRKRKEDNFKAVQREAPEQGIKEAVSQTQCDGIIGIQASGSVIDAFVAIDLTTKSAEIMKNPEQKCYPEILNNATGSVLNEGDSPLESVKNEVSESTIWTDRLGESGDKSSSLDSDEDLDAAIKDLLKTKRRLRKKTKDKKVKSRKKFHSGNMELSHEEDSEKKKILVESKIGTIPKNCDETSKHTVVNKRKLSNVSSKLINKKVKPCTNLDKSGDAQEQAGVEMFAGCASQIVEDSSSVDSDDSIEQEIRKFLAEKAKVSTMSISTEEFRNKSVSTTDFPLQRSMSLEAQQAEISPTLKAPYFELSERSGSEQDRSQDGQMLQSTPDFYVSQSSKNDQAGREVDAPKMQKRSIMTLEESRTPSIRPEMEMCKSEQNFTSNCITEAGPINQVIPSAEMSPFQSQSQNLFCYSKLSPHSDRSVNVTSATNLQSAVIKDQDKGNGSAKETCNMCSLTCDSENMCKHTLMNLFKRSPETASPASLPYSTCLPNRLFKQDTVSDRGHLEGTSLLENVVQVKKEPLTFSKEEPHEFFCVQVRNRDLIGAEDGKNCYGETVNRKQVEGEQVREERKDCVENSFESCEERMSADQRSDQSRNQHPGL; encoded by the coding sequence ATGTTCCTGAAGAATGTTCTGCCTGCATTTGCAATGCATACAGAATGGAGATCCTACGGTCCTGCTAGAAGCTTTAGCATGCCCTCGTGCTTTGATGACTCAAGCAGTGTCACATCTACCACTAGCACTCTGATCCCTGGGAAAGTCCAGATGATTATTGACAGCCTAAGAAGCACCCAGTCCTCTCTCGACATGAATGAGGAGAATGGTGGAACTCTCCAGACAGGTGAATCCCGGGCCCCTGATTACAATGGAAAGACAAGCCATGTTGTACAGAAGGCAAGACAGAGGGGGGGAGTGAGTGTTGACAGAACACAGAAACAAAATGCAGAGGCCTTAAAGTTTGAATCCCAGAGCCAGGATTCTGATAGTGATGACTCTGTGGACAGAGGAATTGAGGAAGCAATTCAAGAGTATCTGAAGGAAAAGGGTGACCCCAAACAGAGCATGAAGTTAAACACAAATCCACTTCAGATGTCCAAACAGctgaaaaaaaacttttcttcATCAGAAACACAGAAATATTTGGATAGGAATAAAATCCTAACTGCCAGTAACTATGCTCCAAAAAATCTGAAAGCAAGCTACTCAATGACTATGGAAAGAAAACCTTTCCACAAGGAAAAGCATGATGGGAATAGTCTCCCTATTCCCAACAGAACTGATGTCAACAAGACTCAAGTCATCAGAAATACAGCTGACATGATTTCACTGTCCAAAAAAGTTCAGCCTCCTTCAGTAGTCAAAGAGGAAAAGACACCAGAATCTAGCAGTGATGATGGCATCGAAGAGGCTATTTGGCACTACCAGCTGGAGAAGAACAAGAAACATGAAGGCTCCCGAACAACATCCAAAGTCTTTCAAGCCAAAGAAGAGTCTGATTCCAGTAGCGATGATGGCATTGAAGAAGCTATTCGGCACTACCAGCTGGAAaagcaaaaggaaaagcatgAACATACCACAAAAGCCTTTAAACCTTCTCATCCTAAGCCTACCCAAGTAGGTAAAACTGCCGCACTGAGTTCAGAAAAACCTAGTAATCAAGCtttcaaaaaacagaaaacgTCATCCAAAAGAAAGATTACTGAGAAGCTGCCTAAAAGTACAATTCCATCAGCTGTGGTTCTGGATCAAGTGGACACACCATTTGACAACAAGGTGTCTTTATTTAAGAATAACCCTATTTTGCCTCTTGAAACTCCACTTCCACTGAAGGTAAACACAACGGCTGAACTTATGTGTGCCGAGGCTATACTGGACATTTCTAAAGCTGTTATGCCTCGGTCCTTTGAAGAAACTTTATCTCCTTCAAACCCTTGTATTGAGTCTCCATCTTTACCCACTGAGGACTGCCCTAACTGGTCTGATAACAAAAGTAATGATGGCTCTGTTGACAGTGATGATGGCATTGAGCAGGAAATAAGGAAATTCCTAGAATCAAAGGCACAAATGCATAAGCAGCAGCTTGTTGACACAAAACATGAGAAAAATCAAGATGACATCTGGCAGAAGAACGCTGACTCGCCACAGAACAAAAAGCTAAAGCCTGCTTTACCCCGTAAAAGAAAACGCAAGGAAGACAACTTTAAAGCTGTCCAGAGGGAGGCTCCAGAACAAGGGATAAAAGAAGCAGTGTCTCAGACACAGTGTGATGGAATCATTGGCATTCAAGCTTCTGGAAGTGTTATAGATGCTTTTGTTGCAATTGATTTGACAACAAAAAGTGCAGAAATTATGAAAAATCCTGAGCAAAAGTGCTATCCTGAGATTCTAAATAATGCTACTGGTTCAGTACTTAATGAAGGAGATTCACCTTTAGAAAGTGTAAAAAATGAAGTATCGGAATCAACAATATGGACAGATAGATTGGGAGAGAGTGGAGACAAGAGCAGCTCATTAGATAGTGATGAAGATTTAGATGCTGCAATAAAAGATCTGCTAAAGACCAAAAGAAGACTGAGAAAGAAGACAAAGGACAAGAAGGTGAAATCAAGGAAAAAGTTTCATTCTGGTAATATGGAATTATCCCATGAGGAAGACTCTgagaaaaagaaaattcttgttGAAAGTAAAATCGGTACCATCCCCAAGAACTGTGATGAAACATCTAAACATACTGTAGTTAATAAACGCAAATTGAGCAATGTGAGCTCAAAGCTCATAAATAAGAAGGTGAAACCCTGCACTAATTTAGATAAGAGTGGTGATGCACAAGAGCAGGCTGGTGTGGAAATGTTTGCAGGTTGTGCATCTCAAATAGTGGAAGACAGTAGTTCTGTAGACAGCGATGACAGCATTGAGCAAGAGATCAGGAAGTTCTTGGCGGAGAAGGCAAAGGTGTCCACAATGAGCATAAGTACCGAGGAGTTCAGAAACAAAAGTGTCAGCACTACCGATTTCCCACTGCAAAGGAGTATGTCGTTGGAAGCTCAGCAGGCTGAGATTTCTCCTACCTTAAAGGCTCCATATTTTGAACTGTCTGAGAGATCTGGATCTGAACAGGACAGAAGTCAAGATGGACAGATGCTACAAAGTACACCTGATTTTTATGTTTCTCAATCCAGTAAAAATGATCAGGCAGGTAGGGAAGTGGATGCTCCTAAAATGCAAAAGAGAAGCATAATGACTTTGGAGGAGAGTAGGACTCCGAGTATCAGGCCAGAGATGGAAATGTGCAAATCAGaacagaatttcacctctaacTGTATCACAGAAGCTGGACCGATAAATCAAGTAATTCCTTCAGCAGAAATGTCGCCTTTTCAGTCACAGAGTCAGAACCTGTTCTGCTATAGCAAACTCAGCCCACATAGTGACAGGAGTGTCAATGTGACCAGTGCAACCAATTTGCAAAGTGCAGTCATCAAGGATCAAGATAAAGGTAACGGGTCTGCAAAGGAAACATGTAACATGTGCTCATTAACATGTGACTCTGAGAACATGTGCAAGCACACATTAATGAACCTTTTCAAGCGCTCCCCTGAAACTGCTTCACCTGCCAGCCTTCCATATTCCACCTGTTTGCCTAACAGGCTATTCAAGCAGGACACTGTTTCGGACCGGGGCCATCTGGAAGGCACCTCTCTGTTGGAGAACGTGGTGCAAGTCAAGAAAGAACCTTTGACATTCTCCAAAGAAGAACCCCATGAGTTCTTTTGTGTTCAGGTCAGGAATAGGGATCTCATTGGGGCAGAAGATGGGAAGAATTGCTATGGAGAAACAGTAAATAGGAAGCAAGTGGAGGGAGAGCAGGTGAGAGAGGAAAGGAAGGACTGTGTGGAGAACAGTTTTGAATCATGTGAGGAGAGAATGAGTGCTGATCAGAGGTCAGATCAGAGTCGGAATCAGCATCCTGGATTGTGA
- the mrps2 gene encoding 28S ribosomal protein S2, mitochondrial: MLLHVLRLCLPTNDINSRQALPLDPLGPATRESMATGKLVKAFWRFGRPAQLSGRVSDIHAHGRLYASATVAQPVHSDIPGENRVLTQPLSHPDFFRLSELFSLKDLFEARVHLGHKKGCRHRLMEPYLFGCRLDQDIIDLDQTVELLQQALNFTAHVAYRGGVILFVSRRRQFCHLVESMARDCGEYAHTRFWRGGLLTNAPIQYGPGVRLPDLIVFLSTLNNVFQQHVAIRDAAKMNIPTVGVLDSNCNPSLVTFPIPGNDDTPCAVELYCKLFKMTINRAKDKRRQMNLLHGFLNPGSEEPHS, encoded by the exons ATGCTACTGCACGTTCTGCGCCTGTGTTTGCCCACCAATGACATCAACTCCCGACAAGCCTTGCCCTTAGATCCCCTTGGGCCGGCGACTCGAGAAAGCATGGCGACGGGAAAGCTTGTTAAAG CGTTTTGGAGGTTCGGCCGTCCAGCACAGTTATCGGGCAGAGTGTCCGACATCCACGCTCATGGTCGGCTATACGCATCTGCGACGGTCGCTCAGCCTGTTCACAGTGACATCCCAG GTGAAAATAGAGTTCTGACTCAACCTCTCAGTCACCCGGACTTCTTCCGCCTGTCCGAACTTTTTTCCCTGAAGGATTTATTTGAGGCCAGGGTTCACCTCGGCCATAAAAAAGGCTGCAGACATCG GCTAATGGAGCCTTATCTATTTGGTTGCCGCCTGGATCAGGACATTATTGACCTGGACCAGACTGTGGAGCTGCTACAGCAAGCACTGAATTTCACAGCGCACGTGGCGTACCGGGGCGGGGTGATCCTGTTTGTCAGTCGGCGCCGGCAGTTTTGTCACCTGGTTGAGAGCATGGCGAGAGACTGTGGGGAGTACGCTCACACACGCTTCTGGCGAGGGGGGCTGCTCACTAATGCCCCCATTCAGTACGGCCCAGGCGTGCGTCTTCCTGACCTCATCGTCTTCCTCTCCACCCTAAATAATGTCTTCCAGCAGCATGTAGCTATTCGCGATGCAGCTAAGATGAATATCCCCACTGTTGGAGTGCTGGACTCCAATTGTAACCCCAGTCTAGTGACCTTCCCTATCCCTGGCAATGATGACACTCCTTGTGCAGTGGAGCtctactgcaagctcttcaagATGACCATCAACCGCGCCAAGGACAAAAGGAGGCAGATGAATCTGCTACATGGTTTCCTAAACCCAGGTTCTGAAGAACCACATTCCTAG
- the LOC125745740 gene encoding piggyBac transposable element-derived protein 4-like has translation MDHVLAENEAEDTEQYSDMDEQVSEEEDVVEYQSDIDTPDESEKVTGAEAAPVVKSEIENICWSSVPPDVHGRTAAEKIRKTPGITRFAVTRVSDIKTCFDLFMPLSLKKVIIAMTNLEGKKVYSDMWHDIDEEQLDAYIGVLLLLGVYRSSNEATESLWDASTGRNIFRATMSLKTFQMITRVLRFHNKVTKARSDKLAPIRDVWERWVKRLSLMFNPGPEVTVDERFVPFRGRCPFRQYMPSKPGKYGIKIWAVCDAKTSFAWNLQIYTGKPAGGIPKNQGKRVVLDMTAGLQGHNITCASFFTSYDLGQELLKRKLTMVGAIRKHKPELPTEILQVKDRAPLSSKFAFTDTTTIVSYCPNKSQNVILMSTFHKDAAVSPGSDKKPMIILDYNKNKGGVDNLDKLTATYTCQRMTRRWPMVVFYNILDVSAYNAFVLWTHIHLGWNSTKKHRRRLFLEQLGNSLVKEHIQRRERVPRDPAAAALVRQLQSSPSTPSAPSARRRTSGPASSSASPSSKSTSTAPLRPPDSKRKRCQVCPSNKDRKTNTLCFHCKKYLCKEHTESVSFCPTCI, from the coding sequence ATGGATCATGTCTTAGCTGAAAATGAGGCAGAGGACACAGAGCAGTACAGTGATATGGATGAGCAGGTATCTGAGGAGGAAGACGTTGTGGAGTATCAATCAGACATAGACACACCTGATGAGTCTGAGAAGGTCACCGGTGCTGAAGCTGCTCCAGTAGTAAAATCCGAAATTGAGAACATCTGTTGGAGCTCAGTACCTCCTGATGTACATGGCAGGACAGCTGCTGAAAAAATCAGAAAGACCCCTGGCATCACAAGGTTTGCTGTGACGAGAGTAAGTGACATCAAGACTTGTTTTGACCTGTTTATGCCATTGTCACTAAAAAAAGTCATCATTGCTATGACAAACCTGGAGGGGAAAAAAGTCTACAGTGACATGTGGCATGACATTGATGAGGAACAGCTGGATGCTTATATCGGTGTTCTTCTTCTTCTGGGAGTATACAGATCTAGCAATGAGGCCACTGAAAGTCTCTGGGATGCGTCGACAGGCAGAAATATTTTCCGGGCAACAATGTCACTTAAGACCTTTCAAATGATAACGAGAGTCCTCAGATTTCACAACAAAGTCACTAAAGCAAGATCTGACAAGCTTGCTCCCATAAGAGATGTCTGGGAGAGATGGGTCAAGCGCCTTTCGCTGATGTTCAACCCTGGGCCAGAGGTGACAGTAGATGAACGTTTTGTCCCGTTCCGTGGAAGATGCCCCTTCCGGCAATACATGCCCAGTAAACCAGGCAAATACGGTATAAAAATCTGGGCGGTCTGTGACGCAAAAACCAGCTTTGCATGGAATCTACAGATTTACACAGGCAAGCCTGCGGGTGGCATCCCTAAGAACCAAGGAAAACGTGTAGTGCTCGATATGACTGCTGGACTCCAGGGTCACAATATCACATGTGCCAGTTTTTTTACCAGCTATGACCTTGGGCAAGAGCTTCTCAAGAGGAAACTTACCATGGTGGGTGCAATAAGAAAACATAAACCTGAACTGCCCACTGAAATTTTGCAGGTGAAGGACAGGGCTCCACTTTCTTCAAAATTTGCTTTTACTGACACCACCACTATTGTTTCATATTGTCCAAACAAAAGCCAAAATGTGATACTTATGTCCACTTTTCACAAAGATGCAGCTGTGTCACCAGGAAGTGACAAAAAGCCCATGATTATCCTGGACTATAATAAAAACAAAGGAGGCGTGGACAACCTGGACAAGCTAACTGCCACCTACACATGCCAGCGAATGACCAGGAGATGGCCAATGGTTGTGTTTTATAATATCCTGGATGTGTCTGCATACAATGCATTCGTGTTGTGGACCCACATCCACCTAGGGTGGAACTCAACCAAAAAACACAGGCGGAGACTGTTTCTTGAGCAGCTAGGAAATTCTCTTGTCAAGGAGCACATACAGCGAAGGGAACGAGTGCCCCGAGACCCAGCCGCCGCGGCCTtagtcagacagctgcagagCTCACCCAGCACTCCCTCTGCGCCGTCAGCAAGACGAAGAACATCAGGGCCGGCATCCTCCTCAGCCAGCCCTTCCTCAAAATCCACCAGCACAGCCCCACTGAGGCCACCAGATTCTAAAAGGAAGAGGTGTCAGGTCTGCCCTAGCAATAAGGACAGAAAGACAAACACATTGTGCTTCCACTGCAAAAAATATCTTTGTAAAGAACACACTGAAAGTGTCTCTTTTTGCCCGACATGCATCTAG
- the LOC125745744 gene encoding divergent protein kinase domain 1B-like, which produces MTSVRRLVHLVLFCPLSKGVQGRLPVKVKYLFLAWLAILVGSWVTYMHYSTYSELCRGHICHAIICDHYKRGIISGSSCKPLCEKHTLKLQHCLSSSPTHQVYSGVWKEKSVVIKCGLEDGSRRDGSPDSMLRHEMALFNKPSRGTSMDEFREMLQNFLKGNLGDHSSLGTLVSRIMDLADVNEDGKVSLAEAKSVWALLQVNEFLLMMALQEKEHTPNLLGFCGDLYVTEQVGHSTLYTLEIPHYLQPLVPTVISTTINHWLAPAWPRRARITIGLLEFVEEIFHGSYGSFFMCNASPRHVGYNGKYDCKMADLRHVASEVAVRRFLKGRHCETNTDCTYGKDCTATCDKLVKQCNTEVVQPNLAKVCRLLQDYLLFGSPSDLRVDLEKQLRTCVTLSGLASQMEVHHSLVLNNLKTLLWKKISDTKYS; this is translated from the exons GGTCGTCTCCCAGTCAAGGTGAAGTACCTGTTCCTGGCCTGGCTGGCCATCCTGGTGGGCAGCTGGGTCACCTACATGCACTACTCCACTTACTCCGAGCTCTGCCGTGGACACATCTGCCACGCCATCATC TGTGATCATTACAAGAGGGGCATCATCTCTGGATCATCCTGCAAGCCTCTCTGCGAAAAGCACACTCTGAAACTGCAGCACTGCTTGTCCTCCTCGCCTACTCATCAG GTGTACAGTGGAGTTTGGAAGGAGAAGTCAGTGGTTATAAAGTGTGGACTTGAAGATGGCTCAAGGCGGGATGGGAGTCCAGACTCCATGCTTCGACATGAGATGGCCCTCTTCAACAAGCCAAGCAGGGGCACCTCCATGGATGAGTTTCGGGAAATGCTGCAAAATTTCCTCAAG GGAAATCTTGGGGACCATTCCTCACTTGGAACCTTGGTGAGTCGTATCATGGACCTAGCTGATGTCAATGAGGATGGAAAGGTCTCTCTGGCAGAGGCAAAGTCTGTGTGGGCACTGCTGCAAGTCAATGAATTCCTTCTGATGATGGCTTTGCAAGAGAAGGAGCACACCCCGAACCTGCTTGGCTTCTGTGGAGATCTGTATGTCACAGAACAAGTGGGCCACAGTACCCTGTACACGTTGGAGATTCCTCATTACCTGCAGCCACTGGTTCCCACGGTTATAAGTACTACTATAAACCACTGGTTAGCTCCAGCCTGGCCCCGGCGAGCTCGAATTACAATCGGGCTCCTGGAGTTTGTGGAGGAGATCTTCCATGGCTCTTATGGCAGCTTCTTCATGTGTAATGCGAGCCCGCGGCACGTGGGCTATAATGGGAAGTATGATTGCAAGATGGCAGACCTGCGTCACGTGGCGTCTGAGGTGGCAGTACGGAGATTCCTGAAGGGTCGCCACTGCGAGACAAACACAGACTGCACCTATGGCAAGGACTGCACTGCCACCTGCGACAAGCTGGTCAAGCAGTGCAACACTGAGGTGGTGCAACCTAACCTGGCCAAGGTGTGCAGGCTGCTCCAAGACTACCTGCTGTTCGGTTCTCCTTCAGACTTACGAGTGGACCTGGAAAAGCAGCTACGCACCTGTGTGACACTCAGCGGCCTTGCCAGCCAGATGGAGGTCCACCATTCGCTTGTTCTTAACAACCTCAAGACCCTCTTGTGGAAGAAGATCTCTGATACCAAATACTCCTGA